The Candidatus Binatia bacterium genome includes the window AAGCGCTGGGGCAACGAGACCGTGCGCGCCGCGGTCGACTACATGATCGAGTACGCGAAGCGGCGCTTCAAGGCGGAGGTCGCGAGCTGGCCCGACGGCGTCTACGAGTCCGACACCTACGTCGACCACGATCCGAAGGGCAACAAGGACATCCACGTCCACTGCAAGATCACGATCAAGGGCTCGTCGATCACCGTCGACTTCACGGGCTCGGACGACCGTCCCGAGATCCAGGCGTACTCGACCTTCGGCAACACCCGCGGCTACGTCGTCGCGCAGCTCGCGGCGATGATGGATCCCGACATCCCGAAGAACGAGGGCTTCTTCGACTCGATCGAGCTCATCGTGCCCGAGGGCTGCTGCCTCAATCCGCCGCCGGGACGCTCGGTCGCGGCGGGCACGCACCATCCGGGCACCGAGGTCGGCGAGGCGATCGCGAAGGCGCTCTCGAACGTCGTGCCGACGCGCTGCTGCCCGCAGATCTACAAGATGGGCATGCCGACCGTGATCTTCGGCACCAACCCGCGCACCGGGAAGACCTTCATCGACCACTCGGTGGACACCTTCGCCGCGTACTGCGGCGCGGTGCAGGGTCAGGACGGCTGGGGCGCGATGAACGTCAGCTTCGGCAACCTGATCCGCGCGACCGCCGAGATCAACGAGTCGATCTTCCCCGTGCGTCAGCTCTGGCGCGACTACGACACCGACTCCGGCGGCGCCGGCGAGTACCGCGGCAACTGCGGCAGCGTCTACCGCAAGCAGGTGCTGACACCGGCGACGGTCTACACCTACGTCGTCGGCAAGAAGTACCCGATGCCCGGCATCGCCGGCGGCAAGGACGGCTCGCCGAACGAGCTACTCGTCCGCGTCGGCCCGAACGGCGAGCGCCTGCCCGGGACGCGCGTGATCGGCGACCAGTCCGAGCGTGTCCTGCACGAGGCCGGCGAGTGCTACGAGTACCACTACGGCGGCGGCGGCGGCTGGGGCGATCCCCTGAAGCGCCCGCCGGAGAAGGTGCTCGAGGACGTGCTCGACGAGTACGTCAGCGTCGAGGGCGCGCGGCGCGACTACGGCGTGGTGCTCACCGGCTCGCTCGAGGACTTGACGCTCGCGGTCGACCACGAGGCGACCGAGAAGCTGCGCGCCAAGATGCGGGCGGCGCGCTAGGCCGCGCGCCGGGCGCCGGGACGTCCGCACCGCGGGTCGGGACCACGGCGTCGACCGCTACCCCGCGTCGCGGCCGGACGTGGGTGGTCCGCGACGCAGCGACGGGCGACATGCGCTGCGTGCGGCGCGCGGAAACTCCTGCATTGCAGCCAGTCCGGCAAGGGTCTATGGCCTGATCGGCTGCCGCGAGCGGGAATGCCAAGGCCAAGACCCGCGACCGGCAGCGCGCAAGCCCCATGCGCGAGAGAAGCAGCAGCTTGCCCGTCGCCGACGACGCGACGCTGCGCGACGCTCGCGACCGCGAGCTCGAGCTGCTCATCGACAGCTCGCCCGACATCCTCTTCCGGATCGACCGCGACCTGCGCTTCGTCTTCCTGGGCGGCAACGTCGAGGGGATGATCGGCATTCCCGCCGACGTCTTCCTCGGCAAGACGGCGCGCGAGACGGGCTTGCAGCCGTCGGCGTGCGACGCCTTCGAGGCGGCGGCGCGCGCGGCGATCGAGTCGTGCGAGATGCGCGGGGTCGACGTCGAGCTCGGCGAATCGGTGTACCGCGCGCGTCTCATCCCGGAGCTCGGACCCGACTCCAGCGTGCGCACGCTCATGGGCATCGCGGAGGACGTCACCGCGGCGCGACGCGAGATCCGCGACGCCGAGTTCGTGAGCCGCCTCAGCCAGACGCTCAGCTTCATCAACGATCCGGACGAGATGATGCGCGTCGTGTCGCGCGAGGTCGGGCAGTACCTGCGCGGTCAGCGCTGCTACTTCGGCGAGATCGACGAGACCGCCGGCACGGTGATCATCCACCCGGAGTGGCGACACGACCGCTCGCCGCGCATCGGCGGACGCCACCGGCTCGAGGACTTCGTGTCGCCCGACATGCTGCGCGCGATCCTCTCCGGCAGCGTCGCGGTCGACGACGTCGAGACGCATCCGCTGACGCGCGAGCTCGCGCCGCTCTACCGCGCGATGCACGTCCGCGCGTTCGCCAACGCGGCGTTCGCGCGCGCCGGACGCTCGGTGGTCCACCTCGCGGTCGACGACTCGGAGCCGCGGCGCTGGCGACGCGACGAGCTCGCGCTGCTCGACAAGATCACCGCGCGCGTGTGGCCGCTCGTCGAGCGCGCGCGCGACCAGCAGGCGCTGCGCGCGAGCGAGACGATGCGCAACCTCGCGCTCGGCGCGGCCCGCCTCGGCACCTTCGACTGGGACCTCACGACCGGCCTCATGCAGTGGAACGCCGCGCAGCACGCGATCTTCGGCACCGATCCGCTCACCTTCCAGCCGACGGTCGAGGCGCTGTGGGCCCACGTCCACCCGGACGACCTCGAGCGGATGCAGGCGCTCGCGCGCGAGGCGGCGGCGAGCGGCACGTCGGGCGAGGCGGAGTTCCGCATCGTGCGCGCGGACGGGCAGATCCGCTGGTGCATCGGCGGCGCCGCGGTGCTGCGCGACGCGCGCGGCGTGCCGGTGCGCGTGAGCGGCGTCACCTACGACATCACCGAGCGGCGGCTCGTCGAGGAGGCGCTCAAGGCGAGCGAGGAGCGTCTGCGCCTCGCGCTCGACGCGGGCCGCATGGTCGCCTGGGAATGGCTCGCGAGCACCGGCAAGACGACGCTGTCCGACAGCGCGCGCACCGTTCTTGGCTTGACGCCCGGGATCGACTCGGTCGCCGAAGCCTTCCGCTACATCCACCCCGACGACCGCGAGCGTCACCAGAACGCGGTGCGCGACGCGATCGCACACGGCGGCGCGTACCGCTGCGAGTTCCGCGTGATCCGCCCCGACGACGGTCGCGTGATCTGGGTCGAGGACCGCGGCCGCGTGACGCTCGGCGCGGACGGCCGCGTCGAGCGCGCGAGCGGGCTGTTGCTCGACGTGACGGAGAAGGTGCTCGCCGAGCGCCAGGCGCGTCGCCTGGCGTCGATCCTCGAGGCGACGCCCGACTACGTCGCCGTGGCGCGCGCCGACGGTCGGCTCGAGTACCTGAACCGCGCCGGACGCCGCATGCTCGGGATCGCGGAGGACGCGAGCGGCGAGAGCATGCCCGACATCTGGTCGATCTGTCCGCCGTGGGCGGCCGAGCGCACGGTCAAGGAATGGCTGCCGCGCGCCCTCGAGGAGGGCGTGGTGGCCGACGAGGGCGCGCTGCTCGACGTCCACGGACGCGAGATCCCGGTGTCGTTCGTGCTGATCGGGCACCGCAGCGAGACCGGGACGCTCGAGTACCTGTCGTCGGTCGCGCGCGACATCAGCGAGCGCATCCGCACGGAGGAGGCGCTGCGCGCCGCGGACCGCCGCAAGGACGAGTTTCTCGCGATGCTCGCGCACGAGCTACGCAACCCGCTCGCGCCGATCCGCAACGCGGTCGAGATCCTCAAGCTGCGCTCGAGCGGCGATCCGCAGCTCGCCTGGCCGCGCGACGTCATCGACCGTCAAGTACACCACCTGACGCGGCTCGTGGACGACCTGCTCGACGTGTCGCGGATCACGCGCGGACGCATCGAGCTCGACAAGGAGATCCTCGATCTCGTCACCGTCGTGGGCCGCGCGGTCGAGGCGAGCCGGCCGCTGATCGACGCGCGCAAGCAGCACCTCGCGATCTCGCTGCCGTCGGAGACGCTGCGCCTCGAGGGCGACGTCACGCGGCTCGGCCAGGTGCTGTCGAACCTGCTGCACAACGCTTCCAAGTACACCGAGGAGGGCGGGCACATCTGGCTCGACGCCTGGTGCGAGGGCGCGGAGGTCGTGCTGCGCGTGCGCGACGACGGCATCGGCATCGCGCCGGACGTGCTGCCCTACGTCTTCGAGCTCTTCACGCAGTCCGAGCGCACGCTCGACCGCGCGCAGGGCGGGCTCGGCATCGGGCTCACGGTGGTACGACGGCTGGTCGAGATGCACGGCGGACGCGTCGAGGCGGCGAGCGCGGGGACGGGACGCGGCAGCACGTTCACCGTGCGCCTGCCGCTCGTGCTGACGCCCGAGGACGAGGAGCAGCCGTCCGTGTCCGAACCGCCCGCGATGGCGCGCACGCCCGAGCACGCGCGGCGCATCCTGGTGGTCGACGACAACGTCGACGCCGCGGAGAGCATGGCGCTGCTGCTGCAGCTCGGCGGGCATGCGGTGCGCACGGCGCACGACGGCCCGTCGGGCGTCCACGCCGCGCAGGAGTTCGCGCCCGACGCGGTGCTGCTCGACATCGGGCTTCCCGGCATGAACGGCTACGAGGTCGCGCAGCAGATGCGCCGCGACGCGCGGCTGCGCGACACGATCCTGATCGCGGTGACCGGCTACGGCTCGAGCGAGGACCGTGCGCGCGCGCTCGAGGCGGGCTTCGACCACCACCTGACGAAGCCGGTCGAGCCAGAGGCGCTCGACGCGCTGATCCGCTCGCTGTTCGCTACCTGAGCGACGCGCGGACGACGGCCGCGCGCGCCGGCGGCCCGCCGCTCGCGATCGCGCGTCGCGTCGCTCAGCCGTCGTCGTCCTCCGGCCACCAGCCGAGCTCGCGGCTGCGCTCGATCAGGTCCGGGCGCGTCCGGTGCACGTAGACCGCGTTGCGCTCGACGCGGCCGACGCAGACGTAGCCCTGCCGCTCGAGAAGCTGCGCGACCTCGGGGTCGCGTCCGCCGGAGAGGTCCTCGACCATCAGCACCGCGGTCGGGAAGCGCTCGAGGTCGAAGCCGCGCAGGGCCGCGAGCTCCGCGCCCTCGAGGTCGATCACCGCGACGTCGTAGCGCGGCTCGCCGGGCGCGTCCGCGAGGATCGAGGTCATCGTGCGCAGCGGCACCTCGATCCGCTCCGCCGTCCTGGCGCGCCCGACGTGCTCGCTGCGGTGGCGCGCGAGCGTCGGCACGAACGAAAGGTGGTCGGCGTCGGTGAAGCCGCCGAGCCGCACGAGCGACGTCGTCGTGCCCGCGCCGGGCGGACCGAGCGCCGCGTGCACCGTGTGGCTCGCAGGCCTGTTGCGCGCGCACGCCGCGGCCGCGTCGGGGTTGGCCTCGACGAGCACGCCCGTCCAGCCGACCGCCTCGAAGAGCCAGGTCACGCTGTTGCGCACGCCGTCCGACGCGCCCGCCTCGATGAAGCGGCCGCTCGTGAGCGGACGAAAGAGCTGCCAGAGGTAGCAGTCCTCGAGGCCCTGCGCGCGGCAGACGAGCTCGGCGCGCGGCTCGCGACCCGTGGCGCGCAAGCACCTGCGGACGTCGTCGAGCACCGCGCGCCGCCGCTCCTCGAGCCACGCGCGCTCGACGCGCACGAGCCGTCGCGCCATCTCGCGGCGCAGCCGCGCGAGCCGCCGCGTCTCGCGGACGAGGATCACGACGCCGATCGCCAGCGCGGCGATCGCGAGCCACTGCAGAGCTTCAATCACGATCGTTGCTTGACGCCCCCACACTCCCGGCCGTGCTCGCCTCCACCCATCCGCGCCGCACCAGCTCGTCGAGGACCCGCGCGGCGATCGCCCGCTGCCCGTCGTCGGTCGGATGGAAGGCGTCGTCCTGGATCATGCGGCGCTCGCCGTCCGCAGTGAGGAACAGGTCGCGCAGGTGCACGACGCGATCCGCATGCTCCGCGCGCAGCACGTCCTCCGCGAGGTCGGCGACGCGGTTGTAGCCCTCCGCCTGGTAAGCGACGAACAGGATCTCGGCGCCGCGCGCGGTCGCCGCCTCGCGCATGCGACGGTAGCTCGCTGCGAGGATCTGCCGGAGCGCGTCGTTCGACAGCAGCCGCGCCGTCTCCTCGCGCCGTCCCCAGCCGCGCGCCATCGCCGAGTCGTACGCCGTGCGGCCGAGACCTGCCTCGAGCCCGATCGCGGCGAGACGCACGACGCGCCAGCGCGGCAGCCGGTGGTACCAGCGCGCGCTCGCGCCGAGCAGCTCGACCGGCACGTCCTCGAGGTTCCAGCCGTCGTTGGCGCCGGCCATCACGATCACGACGCGCGGCGCGACGGTGGCGAGATCCTCGTCGAGGATGCGCGACACCTGCGTCGAGTTGAGCCCGGGCCAGCTCCGGTTCGCGACCGGAACGCCCGTGCGCCGCTCGATCTCGCTCGGAAACGAGATCCGGTTGCCGAGGCCGTAGGGCGTCGAGTCGCCGTAGACGACGATCTCGGCGCGCGCGAGCGCCTGGGCGTCGAAGCTACGTCGCGGCGCGCCCCAGCGCGAGGCGACCTCGAGCGCGATCTCCAGCGCAGCGATCGTCACGACGACGGCGACGAGGCCGAGGAGCGCCCAGCGCGCAGCTCTCGATCTCATCGCTCGACGCCCTCACGCGCGCGGGTCGCGGAGCGCGTCGCGCCGCGCCGTACCGATCCGAGCCGACCGCGGGGGACGCAACGTCGGCAAGGGCTACCGCGCCGGCAGCGCGCTCGGCTGCAGATCGCCGAGCCGCGGCGCGAGCGGGAACCAGCGCTGCAGCTCGACCACCGCGAAGAACATCGCGAGCCGCAGCCGCGTCGCGAGCGACGGCCGCCAGTTGCCGGCGAGCACCGAGATCACCGCCTCGCGGATGCCGAGCGGCGTGTCCGAGCGGAAGAAGATGTCGCGGAACGCCGGATCGTAGAAGCCGATCGCGAAGCGGCGGAAGTAGCGCCAGCGCGCGTCGACGTTGCGCTCGTAGCGCGCGAAGCGCGCGCGGCTCAGATCGCCGATGCGCAGCCCCTCGTCGAGCGCGTCCGCGGCCTCGATCCCGGCCTGCATCGCGAGCAGCACGCCGGTCGAGAAGATCGGATCGAGGAAGCAGCCGGCATCGCCGACGACGAGCCAGCGGTCGCCCGCGTAGCGCTCGGAGTGGTACGAGTAGTCGGCGTCGAAGCGCATCTCGGAGACGCGCACCGCCGGCTCGAGCAGCGCCGCCGCGGCGGGCGTCTCGCGCACGTAGCGCTCGAGCTGCTCCTCGAGCGGCGCGCCGTCCGCGCTGCGTGCCGCGTGCACCGCCGCCGGCACCACGACGCCGACGCTCATCGTCTTCTCCGACACCGGGATGAACCAGAACCAGCCGCGGTCCGGACGCAACACCATGCGGATGTCGCCCGCGCGCCGTCCGGTGAGGCGCGGCACGCCCTCGTACCAGGCGTGCACGGCGACGTTGCGCAGCCGCTCGTCGTACTGCCGGTTGGCGAGGCGGCGCGCGAGAAAGCCGACGCGGCCCGAGGCGTCGACCACCGCCGCGACGCGCACCTCGCGCGTCGCGCCGTCCTGCGCGTAGCGCAGCGTCACGCCGCTCGCGTCGAACTGCGCGTCGAGCGCCTGCGCGCCGTGCACGACCTCCGCGCCGCAGCGCGCCGCGTGCTCGAGCAGCAGCGCGTCGAACTCGGCGCGCGGCACCTGGTAGGTCTGCGGACGCGGCGTCTCCGGAGCGACCGCGAAGTCGGCGTACTTCTCGACCGAGCCGTCGGCGGTGGTGAAGCTCGCGCCCCACTTCTGGACGAAGCCCGCCGCCGCGACCGCGGAGTCGGCGCCGAGCTCGCGCAGCACCTCGTTGATCCACGGGAGCTGCGACTCGCCGATGTGGAAGCGCGGAAACCGGTCGCGCTCGAGCACCAGCACGCGACGTCCGTGGCGCGCGAGGCGCGCGGCGGTCGAGGAGCCGGCGGGCCCGCCGCCGACCACCGCGACGTCGTACGCAAATCCCGATGCGGAGGTGCCTGTGCGCGTCACGCTGCGAGTTCTTCCAGACCCTCGACGGCGGCGCAACGCGACGACGACGAAGCGGCGGTGGGCGTCGCAGCGAAAAAAAGCGTCTTGCGTACTGCGCGACGCGGCTGATAGCCGGCACGCGCACGTTCCGGGCCGTCCACCGCCGCCGCCACGCTTCCCGCCTCCGCCGCAAGCCCGACGTCGAACGGAGGAACCGCCAGAATGGTCCAGGACACGCGGCGCGCGGCGACCCACCGCGCGCTCGGTATCGCCGTGCTCGCCGCGGCGTGCGCGCTCGTGCTCGCGACGAGCGCCGAGCACGCGCGCGCCCAGGGCAAGCCGTACCTCGTGAAGGACATCGAGACGCGCTCCGACGGCATCGCGGTGCGCGGCGCGCAGG containing:
- a CDS encoding GDSL-type esterase/lipase family protein, giving the protein MRSRAARWALLGLVAVVVTIAALEIALEVASRWGAPRRSFDAQALARAEIVVYGDSTPYGLGNRISFPSEIERRTGVPVANRSWPGLNSTQVSRILDEDLATVAPRVVIVMAGANDGWNLEDVPVELLGASARWYHRLPRWRVVRLAAIGLEAGLGRTAYDSAMARGWGRREETARLLSNDALRQILAASYRRMREAATARGAEILFVAYQAEGYNRVADLAEDVLRAEHADRVVHLRDLFLTADGERRMIQDDAFHPTDDGQRAIAARVLDELVRRGWVEASTAGSVGASSNDRD
- a CDS encoding PAS domain-containing protein encodes the protein MPVADDATLRDARDRELELLIDSSPDILFRIDRDLRFVFLGGNVEGMIGIPADVFLGKTARETGLQPSACDAFEAAARAAIESCEMRGVDVELGESVYRARLIPELGPDSSVRTLMGIAEDVTAARREIRDAEFVSRLSQTLSFINDPDEMMRVVSREVGQYLRGQRCYFGEIDETAGTVIIHPEWRHDRSPRIGGRHRLEDFVSPDMLRAILSGSVAVDDVETHPLTRELAPLYRAMHVRAFANAAFARAGRSVVHLAVDDSEPRRWRRDELALLDKITARVWPLVERARDQQALRASETMRNLALGAARLGTFDWDLTTGLMQWNAAQHAIFGTDPLTFQPTVEALWAHVHPDDLERMQALAREAAASGTSGEAEFRIVRADGQIRWCIGGAAVLRDARGVPVRVSGVTYDITERRLVEEALKASEERLRLALDAGRMVAWEWLASTGKTTLSDSARTVLGLTPGIDSVAEAFRYIHPDDRERHQNAVRDAIAHGGAYRCEFRVIRPDDGRVIWVEDRGRVTLGADGRVERASGLLLDVTEKVLAERQARRLASILEATPDYVAVARADGRLEYLNRAGRRMLGIAEDASGESMPDIWSICPPWAAERTVKEWLPRALEEGVVADEGALLDVHGREIPVSFVLIGHRSETGTLEYLSSVARDISERIRTEEALRAADRRKDEFLAMLAHELRNPLAPIRNAVEILKLRSSGDPQLAWPRDVIDRQVHHLTRLVDDLLDVSRITRGRIELDKEILDLVTVVGRAVEASRPLIDARKQHLAISLPSETLRLEGDVTRLGQVLSNLLHNASKYTEEGGHIWLDAWCEGAEVVLRVRDDGIGIAPDVLPYVFELFTQSERTLDRAQGGLGIGLTVVRRLVEMHGGRVEAASAGTGRGSTFTVRLPLVLTPEDEEQPSVSEPPAMARTPEHARRILVVDDNVDAAESMALLLQLGGHAVRTAHDGPSGVHAAQEFAPDAVLLDIGLPGMNGYEVAQQMRRDARLRDTILIAVTGYGSSEDRARALEAGFDHHLTKPVEPEALDALIRSLFAT
- a CDS encoding NAD(P)/FAD-dependent oxidoreductase; its protein translation is MTRTGTSASGFAYDVAVVGGGPAGSSTAARLARHGRRVLVLERDRFPRFHIGESQLPWINEVLRELGADSAVAAAGFVQKWGASFTTADGSVEKYADFAVAPETPRPQTYQVPRAEFDALLLEHAARCGAEVVHGAQALDAQFDASGVTLRYAQDGATREVRVAAVVDASGRVGFLARRLANRQYDERLRNVAVHAWYEGVPRLTGRRAGDIRMVLRPDRGWFWFIPVSEKTMSVGVVVPAAVHAARSADGAPLEEQLERYVRETPAAAALLEPAVRVSEMRFDADYSYHSERYAGDRWLVVGDAGCFLDPIFSTGVLLAMQAGIEAADALDEGLRIGDLSRARFARYERNVDARWRYFRRFAIGFYDPAFRDIFFRSDTPLGIREAVISVLAGNWRPSLATRLRLAMFFAVVELQRWFPLAPRLGDLQPSALPAR
- a CDS encoding hydantoinase B/oxoprolinase family protein, whose translation is MKAHRTVARGKAKARRAGAITRPLSAGATARRRATASIDPVTAEIIRGAMETVAFEMATHVSLTATTPILNQSNERNATILDARGCLAALSVGIPQFMLSSTLPVRFALDFFGRDGLYEGDVLVANDPYHGGGHLPDYNVFAPVFNDGEMVLIASIQCHHADTGGGAPGGYNVDAPDIWAEGVRFPALKIFEKGVERKDVTYMMAANNRTPTFLGDLRAQVGAAQLGVKRLQEICKRWGNETVRAAVDYMIEYAKRRFKAEVASWPDGVYESDTYVDHDPKGNKDIHVHCKITIKGSSITVDFTGSDDRPEIQAYSTFGNTRGYVVAQLAAMMDPDIPKNEGFFDSIELIVPEGCCLNPPPGRSVAAGTHHPGTEVGEAIAKALSNVVPTRCCPQIYKMGMPTVIFGTNPRTGKTFIDHSVDTFAAYCGAVQGQDGWGAMNVSFGNLIRATAEINESIFPVRQLWRDYDTDSGGAGEYRGNCGSVYRKQVLTPATVYTYVVGKKYPMPGIAGGKDGSPNELLVRVGPNGERLPGTRVIGDQSERVLHEAGECYEYHYGGGGGWGDPLKRPPEKVLEDVLDEYVSVEGARRDYGVVLTGSLEDLTLAVDHEATEKLRAKMRAAR
- a CDS encoding FkbM family methyltransferase; this translates as MIEALQWLAIAALAIGVVILVRETRRLARLRREMARRLVRVERAWLEERRRAVLDDVRRCLRATGREPRAELVCRAQGLEDCYLWQLFRPLTSGRFIEAGASDGVRNSVTWLFEAVGWTGVLVEANPDAAAACARNRPASHTVHAALGPPGAGTTTSLVRLGGFTDADHLSFVPTLARHRSEHVGRARTAERIEVPLRTMTSILADAPGEPRYDVAVIDLEGAELAALRGFDLERFPTAVLMVEDLSGGRDPEVAQLLERQGYVCVGRVERNAVYVHRTRPDLIERSRELGWWPEDDDG